From Salvelinus fontinalis isolate EN_2023a chromosome 37, ASM2944872v1, whole genome shotgun sequence, the proteins below share one genomic window:
- the LOC129835911 gene encoding cardiac-enriched FHL2-interacting protein-like: MTTVEKRHFSRRGSGHRKHSSGGLSDTSSGGSILDDTDREVSSLTDRAFRSLCIGEEAIYNDSDLGSSPSAQRERHQAFSQDIIAAQEKEDRERDALKRAAHESFSLSLQQYGQGGGEDSMV, translated from the exons ATGACGACGGTGGAGAAGCGCCACTTCAGCCGGAGGGGCAGCGGCCACAGGAAGCACAGCAGCGGCGGCTTGAGCGACACATCCAGTGGAGGCTCGATCCTGGATGACACAGACCGTGAGGTCAGCAGCCTGACTGACCGAGCCTTCAGGAGCCTCTGCATTGGCGAAGAAGCCATTTACAACGACTCTGACCTGGGCTCCTCACCGTCAGCTCAGAGGGAGAGACACCAGGCCTTCAGCCAAGATATTATAGCTGCCCAGGAGAAGGAGGACAGGGAAAGGGATGCTCTCAAGAGAGCCGCCCACGAGAGCTTCAGCCTCAGTCTCCAGCAATATGGACAGGGAGGGGGTGAG GACAGTATGGTTTAG